A stretch of the Kushneria konosiri genome encodes the following:
- a CDS encoding TRAP transporter large permease translates to MIEVAMIAIAILVITLSLGVPLPYCFGAALMVMTLIGGVTMKGMMLWGFGQLANPVLLAIPLFVLAGTIMSQSGIAASLLRFINVFIGHIRGGLGVVAAVSCAVIGAISGSGLTGIAAIGPLLIPEMEKRGYPREYATALIANSSILGLLIPPSVTMIVYGWVTDTSILACFLATLGPGLMIMVSFSVINLIMSRKFNLVLDEKPSFSELSSEVAKRGFNAFPALLMPIIILGGIYGGIMTPTEAAAVSVIYAIPVGFLIYKGLKWDNFFHAGKEAATAVGAIMLMILFSMILSQMFVYESIPQQLVNGIFSITENKILLLILINILLFLVGMVVNDITAIILIAPLLLPLMNAIGVSPVQFAAIMGVNTAMGGVTPPYASILYLGARIGNVKVTKVIPPAMKLILFGYVPVVFLTSLWPDLSLFLPRLFGYDVSP, encoded by the coding sequence ATGATCGAAGTTGCCATGATCGCCATCGCCATACTGGTCATCACGTTATCACTTGGTGTTCCGCTGCCCTACTGTTTTGGTGCCGCGCTGATGGTCATGACGCTGATCGGCGGCGTCACGATGAAGGGCATGATGCTCTGGGGGTTCGGACAGCTGGCCAATCCGGTCCTGCTGGCCATCCCGCTGTTTGTTCTTGCAGGCACGATCATGTCACAAAGCGGCATCGCCGCATCGCTGCTGCGCTTCATCAACGTCTTTATCGGCCATATAAGAGGTGGGCTCGGTGTGGTTGCCGCGGTCTCCTGTGCCGTTATCGGTGCCATTTCAGGCTCCGGCCTGACCGGTATCGCCGCGATCGGACCACTACTGATCCCCGAGATGGAAAAGCGCGGCTATCCACGTGAATACGCCACGGCGCTGATTGCCAACTCTTCCATTCTGGGTCTTTTGATTCCGCCTTCGGTGACGATGATCGTCTATGGCTGGGTGACCGACACCTCCATACTGGCCTGCTTTCTGGCAACGCTTGGGCCGGGGCTCATGATCATGGTCTCCTTCTCGGTCATCAACCTGATCATGTCTCGCAAATTCAATCTTGTGCTGGACGAAAAGCCGTCGTTTTCCGAACTCTCCAGCGAAGTGGCCAAGCGAGGCTTCAACGCCTTCCCGGCCCTTTTGATGCCAATCATCATTCTTGGTGGTATCTACGGGGGCATCATGACCCCGACCGAAGCCGCGGCGGTCTCCGTGATCTATGCCATCCCGGTGGGTTTTCTGATCTACAAGGGACTCAAATGGGACAATTTTTTCCACGCTGGCAAGGAAGCCGCCACGGCGGTCGGGGCCATCATGCTGATGATTCTTTTCTCGATGATTCTCAGCCAGATGTTCGTGTATGAAAGCATTCCTCAGCAGCTGGTCAATGGCATCTTTTCAATCACCGAGAACAAGATTCTGCTGTTGATCCTGATCAACATCCTGCTGTTTCTGGTCGGCATGGTTGTCAACGACATTACCGCCATTATCCTGATTGCCCCGCTTTTGCTGCCGCTGATGAACGCCATCGGCGTCAGCCCGGTGCAGTTTGCCGCCATCATGGGCGTCAATACGGCCATGGGCGGCGTGACACCTCCCTATGCCTCGATCCTCTACCTGGGCGCCCGCATCGGGAACGTCAAGGTCACCAAGGTTATCCCACCGGCCATGAAGCTGATTCTTTTCGGATATGTCCCGGTCGTCTTTCTGACCTCGCTCTGGCCGGATCTATCACTTTTCCTGCCTCGCCTGTTCGGCTATGACGTCTCGCCCTGA
- a CDS encoding TRAP transporter small permease yields MDRFAKYLLTALICLVALGQFVQVLTRYVFQVPLMGLEETMLYPTLWLYILGAVNASRENSHIRANVLEIFIKTRRGHTLLAITGEVISLIVALWLLFWAWDYTRYAWRVWRESPTLYIPTFYSDVALLAGLVLMVLYTLWHLLRHVQSLREGEPS; encoded by the coding sequence ATGGACCGATTCGCAAAATATCTGCTGACAGCCTTGATCTGTCTGGTGGCGCTGGGACAGTTCGTACAGGTCCTGACTCGCTACGTCTTCCAGGTTCCGCTCATGGGACTTGAAGAAACCATGCTGTACCCCACGCTCTGGCTCTATATCCTTGGCGCCGTCAACGCGTCCCGCGAAAACAGCCATATCCGTGCCAACGTTCTTGAAATCTTTATCAAGACCCGGCGCGGCCATACCCTGCTCGCCATCACAGGCGAGGTTATCAGCCTGATTGTGGCCCTGTGGCTTCTCTTTTGGGCATGGGACTACACCCGCTATGCCTGGCGCGTCTGGCGTGAAAGCCCGACGCTCTACATCCCCACCTTTTATTCGGACGTTGCTCTACTCGCGGGGCTTGTTCTGATGGTGCTCTATACGCTCTGGCATCTCCTGCGTCATGTCCAAAGCCTTCGTGAAGGAGAGCCGTCATGA
- a CDS encoding LysR family transcriptional regulator, producing MNLSLRQLTTFREVMRLGTISEAARSVGRTQPAVSSMMHTLEEELGFALFVREKGRLTATPEAFFFLDECDEILERVERSKRTLRRISTLQSGRLRIGCHPAASSVFVPRLLTGFLADKPSLEVSLITHSSEMIEDLVASLQFDIGFTETPESRSALQQSDFDLECVCLMKSNHPAAQGTTVTPEMLDGEPMAVLFDAHKTAVQTRAVFQAAGCRLNTRFELRTFASGLEFVEAGLCVMVCDMITAYSQVLNSPRAECLAIRRFRPRISNSVSILTPSYATCSLAADAFIAELEKGVVTMKHHIDEVLGLQDS from the coding sequence TTGAACCTCTCATTGCGACAGCTCACTACCTTCAGGGAAGTCATGCGCCTGGGCACCATCAGTGAGGCAGCAAGATCCGTGGGGCGAACGCAGCCTGCCGTGTCCAGCATGATGCATACTCTCGAAGAGGAACTGGGATTTGCCCTGTTTGTGAGGGAGAAGGGAAGGCTGACGGCGACACCTGAAGCCTTTTTCTTTCTGGATGAGTGCGATGAGATTCTGGAAAGGGTCGAGCGATCAAAAAGAACGCTCAGGCGCATCAGTACCCTGCAGTCAGGCCGGCTCCGAATTGGCTGTCACCCGGCGGCGTCCAGCGTCTTTGTGCCTAGACTGTTGACGGGGTTTCTTGCAGACAAGCCTTCTCTTGAAGTGTCACTGATTACGCATTCCTCTGAAATGATCGAGGATCTCGTGGCCTCCCTGCAGTTTGATATCGGGTTTACGGAAACGCCCGAATCACGCTCTGCGCTTCAGCAGTCGGATTTCGATCTGGAATGTGTCTGCCTGATGAAAAGCAACCACCCCGCGGCGCAGGGGACAACGGTGACGCCGGAGATGCTTGATGGAGAGCCCATGGCGGTGCTGTTCGACGCGCACAAAACCGCTGTCCAGACGCGGGCAGTATTTCAGGCAGCGGGATGTCGATTGAATACAAGGTTCGAGTTACGCACCTTCGCCTCCGGACTTGAGTTCGTCGAGGCCGGTCTGTGCGTCATGGTGTGTGACATGATCACGGCTTACAGTCAGGTGCTGAACTCGCCTCGGGCAGAGTGTCTGGCCATTCGTCGCTTTCGCCCTAGGATCTCCAATAGCGTTTCGATTTTGACGCCGAGCTACGCAACATGCTCTCTCGCGGCCGATGCCTTCATTGCCGAGCTGGAAAAAGGCGTCGTGACCATGAAACACCACATTGATGAGGTGTTGGGTCTGCAGGATTCATGA
- a CDS encoding PQQ-dependent sugar dehydrogenase has protein sequence MNQFRLTLTTPLAIALMAGSAGALADDPQYGANPNLPDPQRGLLPNMTVPEQAPWNDEKPTVPEGYSITEIASDLKIPRQTLVLPNGDILVAEGSGGHAPKLKPKDFIAGIIKAKGKTSVKGGNRLTLLRDADGDGTYEQQNVFADGLDAPYGLALIDDQLYVANQGSLVRFDYEDGQTQASGSPELVTLLPSEINHHWTKAMTASPDGQYLYVGIGSNSNITERGMEAEVDRAEIWQIDPETGAHRAYATGVRNPTALTFQPGTDILWAVANERDELGPNLVPDYLTSIQDGGFYGWPYSYWGQHVDPRVKPENPEKVESAIAPDYSLASHRAPLGLAFSNPQVGGEYSDGVFIGQHGSWNRADPVGYNVVFVPFENGRPAGDPVDFVSGFLTDDGRTRGRPVGVSVAPDGSVIVADDLTNAVWRVTRDDAGSTAPAATSGDSTTAPEVAPSTPDDNAAMPDDSAAMPDDSATTPEAPSMSSDDGSMSGDQSGSSENDPTTTAT, from the coding sequence ATGAACCAGTTCAGACTCACTCTGACGACGCCGCTGGCGATCGCCTTGATGGCAGGCAGCGCAGGCGCTCTGGCAGACGATCCGCAGTACGGTGCCAATCCGAACCTGCCGGACCCTCAGCGCGGGCTTTTGCCTAACATGACCGTGCCGGAACAGGCGCCCTGGAACGATGAAAAGCCGACGGTTCCCGAAGGCTATAGCATCACCGAGATTGCCTCTGACCTGAAGATCCCGCGTCAGACGCTGGTTCTTCCCAACGGCGATATTCTGGTGGCAGAGGGCAGCGGCGGACACGCACCAAAGCTCAAGCCCAAGGACTTCATTGCCGGCATCATCAAGGCCAAGGGCAAGACCTCGGTCAAGGGCGGCAATCGGCTGACACTCCTGCGCGACGCCGATGGTGATGGCACCTATGAGCAGCAGAATGTGTTTGCCGACGGCCTCGATGCCCCTTATGGCCTGGCGCTGATCGATGACCAGCTCTATGTCGCCAATCAGGGCTCGCTGGTGCGCTTTGACTATGAAGACGGCCAGACACAGGCCAGTGGTTCACCCGAACTGGTGACGCTGCTGCCCTCCGAGATCAACCACCACTGGACCAAGGCGATGACCGCAAGCCCCGACGGTCAGTATCTCTATGTCGGGATCGGTTCCAACAGCAACATTACCGAGCGCGGCATGGAAGCCGAAGTCGACCGCGCCGAAATCTGGCAGATTGATCCGGAGACCGGTGCACATCGCGCCTACGCCACCGGCGTACGCAATCCGACGGCGCTGACCTTCCAGCCGGGTACCGATATCCTCTGGGCGGTCGCCAACGAGCGCGATGAGCTTGGCCCGAATCTGGTGCCGGACTACCTGACCTCGATTCAGGATGGCGGTTTTTATGGCTGGCCCTACAGCTACTGGGGGCAGCACGTTGACCCGCGAGTAAAGCCGGAAAATCCCGAGAAGGTCGAGTCGGCCATCGCACCGGATTACAGCCTGGCCTCGCACCGCGCGCCGCTGGGCCTTGCCTTTTCCAATCCGCAGGTAGGCGGTGAATACAGTGACGGTGTCTTCATCGGTCAGCATGGCAGCTGGAATCGCGCCGACCCGGTCGGCTACAACGTGGTCTTTGTCCCGTTCGAAAACGGCAGGCCTGCCGGTGACCCGGTGGATTTTGTCTCGGGCTTTCTGACCGATGACGGCCGCACTCGGGGGCGCCCGGTGGGCGTAAGCGTCGCCCCGGATGGCTCGGTGATCGTTGCTGACGACCTGACCAATGCCGTATGGCGCGTGACGCGGGATGACGCAGGCTCGACAGCGCCGGCTGCCACCAGCGGTGACAGCACCACTGCACCCGAAGTGGCCCCGTCTACGCCCGATGACAATGCTGCCATGCCCGATGACAGTGCTGCCATGCCTGACGACAGCGCCACTACGCCCGAAGCGCCGTCCATGTCTTCTGATGATGGCAGTATGTCCGGCGATCAGTCCGGCAGCTCCGAGAATGATCCCACCACCACGGCAACCTGA
- a CDS encoding DUF2231 domain-containing protein, with protein MNAATEHTYRRGINPLHGVLLAGTFVLFLGATLSDYAYMASYQIQWATFSSWLIAFALVCNGLAFLCGLFGLFVAHDRRRGLIYLALLVISFLLGFVNALTHAKDAWAMMPNGFILSLVVTVLALVATWIGFTNTGVRKSQ; from the coding sequence GTGAACGCTGCTACCGAACATACCTATCGACGCGGAATCAATCCGCTGCACGGGGTGCTGCTTGCCGGCACCTTTGTGCTCTTTCTTGGTGCCACACTCAGTGACTACGCCTATATGGCGAGCTACCAGATCCAGTGGGCCACCTTTTCCTCCTGGCTGATCGCCTTTGCGCTGGTGTGTAATGGCCTGGCCTTCCTGTGTGGCCTTTTCGGATTATTTGTCGCCCATGATCGTCGCCGGGGGCTCATCTATCTCGCCCTGCTGGTGATCAGTTTTCTACTGGGCTTTGTCAACGCGCTGACCCATGCCAAGGACGCCTGGGCCATGATGCCAAACGGCTTCATTCTGTCGCTCGTTGTGACCGTGCTGGCCCTTGTCGCCACCTGGATCGGCTTTACCAACACCGGCGTGAGGAAATCGCAATGA
- a CDS encoding MFS transporter, producing the protein MSRQLFSMALAPLLGLFIFGIGNGFLMSLVTVRLDAAGESATTIGWISAAFHAGLVIGALFSDRILLRIGHIRAYACFGALVAVTVLAQGLWVNAEFWFVMRFLCGWATLGVYLVIESWLLSASDPKVRGRLLALYMIALYGAGVIGQLLLGVADIGDDSAAFMVIAILAALSILPLGLIPRVSPLIEHAEPLSPWRLITVTPTGVIGCFVAGLLISAVYSLLPLYLQRSGLELSDVGRMMALVILGGMLLQYPIGRWSDRHDRQMVLILTSVALAALCFGLLWVGDGPLLMAGMLFLIGGSVFVLYPVSISHAADRAPAGALVRMSQGLLLINELGATFSPPLITPVMSRLGNSGLFMAMGGLGITLALFLLWRRSQRPAPIPVAPFTSSTSHSVVGAELVVTEALVQGAREHEHHEDLSQVVPEVETAHPDPITPDDTTLQARPL; encoded by the coding sequence ATGTCACGCCAGCTGTTCTCGATGGCCCTTGCGCCATTACTCGGCCTTTTTATCTTTGGGATTGGCAATGGTTTTTTGATGTCGCTGGTGACGGTGCGTCTGGACGCCGCCGGCGAATCTGCAACCACCATCGGCTGGATATCGGCCGCCTTTCATGCCGGTCTGGTCATCGGTGCTCTTTTCAGTGACCGAATCCTGCTGCGTATCGGCCATATTCGCGCCTATGCCTGTTTCGGTGCCCTTGTAGCGGTGACCGTGCTGGCTCAGGGCCTGTGGGTGAATGCCGAGTTCTGGTTCGTCATGCGCTTTTTGTGCGGCTGGGCCACGCTCGGCGTCTATCTGGTCATCGAGAGCTGGCTTTTAAGCGCCTCGGACCCGAAGGTGCGCGGCCGGCTGCTGGCGCTTTACATGATCGCACTATATGGCGCCGGCGTGATCGGCCAGCTGCTGCTGGGCGTGGCCGATATCGGTGACGATTCCGCCGCCTTCATGGTCATTGCCATTCTGGCGGCCCTGTCCATTCTGCCGCTGGGCCTGATTCCGCGCGTCTCTCCGCTGATCGAGCATGCCGAACCGCTCTCCCCTTGGCGATTGATCACCGTCACCCCCACCGGCGTGATCGGCTGTTTTGTGGCCGGGCTTTTGATCTCGGCCGTTTACAGCCTCCTGCCGCTGTACCTGCAGCGAAGCGGTCTTGAGCTTTCCGACGTCGGCCGAATGATGGCTCTGGTGATTCTGGGGGGCATGCTGCTTCAATATCCCATCGGACGCTGGTCGGATCGTCATGACCGGCAGATGGTGCTGATTCTGACCAGCGTGGCGCTGGCAGCGCTCTGCTTTGGTCTCCTGTGGGTCGGTGATGGTCCCCTCTTGATGGCCGGCATGCTCTTTTTGATCGGTGGCAGCGTATTCGTGCTGTATCCGGTCTCGATCAGCCACGCCGCTGACCGGGCACCGGCCGGAGCGCTGGTGCGCATGAGCCAGGGGCTTTTGCTGATCAACGAGCTGGGCGCCACCTTCAGTCCGCCGCTGATCACACCGGTCATGTCGCGACTCGGTAACAGCGGACTGTTCATGGCAATGGGCGGGCTGGGGATCACGCTGGCTCTCTTTTTACTGTGGCGACGTAGCCAGCGCCCGGCGCCAATACCGGTGGCGCCCTTTACTTCCAGCACCTCACACTCCGTGGTCGGGGCCGAACTGGTGGTCACCGAGGCGCTGGTGCAGGGTGCTCGCGAGCATGAACACCATGAGGATCTCTCACAGGTGGTGCCGGAGGTGGAAACCGCACATCCCGACCCGATCACGCCCGACGACACTACCCTCCAGGCAAGGCCCTTGTGA
- a CDS encoding MFS transporter: MRDRRLFRSLSVYNYRLWFGGALVSNVGTWMQRIAQDWLVLTVLTANDATAMGITMALQFGPQLLLLPLSGFAVDYFDRRRLIMLSQALQGLLALGLGLLTLTGAVTLWQVYLFALALGCVTAFDAPARQVFVNDLVGEKFLANAVALNSTSFNAARMVGPAIAGILIAVAGTGWLFIINAASFAAVLGALCLLRINELHITERATQRRGSLTEGFRYVRHRPDLGALLIMLFLIGTFGFNFSVFISTMSVSVFHGDAHQYGLLTTCLAVGSVTGALLAARREQPRMGLLLVSSLSFGVFCLLAALAPSVWLFAIALMLTGLSALTFMTASNATMQLTTTPAMRGRVMALRIAVTMGGTPIGAPIVGAIADHAGPRWAMLVGAAAGLLAALVALKARAAERRRTASDTASATAISD, from the coding sequence ATGCGTGATCGCCGGCTTTTCCGCTCGCTGAGCGTTTACAACTATCGGCTCTGGTTCGGGGGCGCGCTGGTGTCCAATGTCGGCACCTGGATGCAGCGCATCGCCCAGGACTGGCTGGTGCTGACGGTCCTGACGGCCAACGATGCCACTGCCATGGGCATTACCATGGCGCTGCAGTTTGGCCCGCAGCTTTTACTGCTGCCGCTGTCCGGCTTTGCCGTGGACTACTTTGATCGCCGCCGGCTGATCATGCTTTCCCAGGCGCTACAGGGTCTTTTGGCGCTGGGCCTGGGCCTTTTGACCCTGACCGGTGCGGTCACACTCTGGCAGGTCTACCTCTTTGCCCTTGCCCTGGGGTGCGTGACGGCCTTTGATGCCCCGGCACGTCAGGTGTTCGTCAATGATCTGGTCGGCGAGAAATTTCTGGCCAACGCCGTAGCGCTTAACTCCACCTCGTTCAACGCTGCACGCATGGTGGGCCCTGCCATTGCGGGCATTCTGATTGCCGTGGCCGGTACCGGCTGGCTCTTTATCATCAATGCGGCCTCCTTTGCCGCCGTACTGGGTGCCCTGTGCCTTTTACGCATTAATGAACTCCATATCACCGAGCGGGCCACCCAGCGCCGGGGCAGCCTGACCGAAGGCTTTCGCTACGTGCGCCATCGCCCGGATCTGGGTGCACTTTTGATCATGCTCTTTTTGATTGGCACCTTTGGCTTCAACTTTTCGGTCTTTATCTCGACCATGTCGGTGAGCGTCTTTCACGGCGACGCTCACCAGTACGGGCTTTTGACCACCTGTCTGGCCGTGGGCTCGGTGACCGGCGCGCTGCTGGCCGCCCGACGCGAGCAGCCTCGCATGGGGCTCTTGCTGGTCTCGTCGCTGTCGTTCGGGGTGTTCTGTCTGCTGGCCGCGCTGGCGCCCAGCGTATGGCTTTTTGCCATCGCATTGATGCTGACGGGGCTTTCGGCACTGACCTTCATGACCGCCTCCAACGCCACCATGCAGCTCACCACCACGCCTGCCATGCGCGGGCGGGTGATGGCACTGCGCATTGCGGTCACCATGGGCGGCACGCCGATCGGTGCCCCCATTGTGGGGGCGATTGCCGACCATGCCGGCCCGCGCTGGGCCATGCTGGTGGGAGCCGCCGCCGGGCTTCTGGCCGCGCTGGTCGCCTTGAAGGCCAGAGCCGCAGAGCGACGGCGCACGGCTTCTGACACCGCGTCCGCCACTGCCATCAGCGACTAG
- a CDS encoding alpha/beta hydrolase domain-containing protein, with protein sequence MIKRPAYLPLGTIAASLLFLASPTQARVTGFDVVSTTPIYEGHRFSDAGSYQKIEGVAHFAVDPDADHVADIAGIDRAPINNEGEVEFSTEVVILKPTGKGSGTLFYEIPNRGRNLSFALLNRAPISDRFSVDDPGDGFEMHQGHTMVWGGWQTGLSDDLLTMTLPVLDGVTGSSRDEFIFDNTDRVQRKTLSYPAASIDPGAATLTVRETPLAPRETPKGLSFRYIDEKTIEITRPEGLDAGAIYEFVYPARDALPSGLAFVATSDLVSFLRGSPGHDVSPPTHDIDHTIGLDISQSGRFMRDLIHQGFNADENGKRVFDGAMVHIAGSRKTFTNALFAQPGRFSRQHEDHDYPGDQFPFTYASSTDPLTGRTDSILAACTASNTCPRLMHSDTSTEFWQGRASLVSSMPDGEPLKMPDNVRLYFLAGLPHLNAWGTASAQKAMCQYPTNPLSPAPVMRALARDMQAWVSEGTEPPASAYPGLKANTLVAPDTLKLPRIEGTIPSPVVNTLHVMHHDTQPPTMGEAYPVRVPRVDADGVPEGGVRLPYVAAPLGTYWGWNLRAKGFGEGDLCSLDGSYLPFPSSPDDNDSRAPIGARHASEKAYREAVRQAGEQLVRARLMLPEDVDIVVKGAPAFSAR encoded by the coding sequence ATGATAAAACGTCCTGCCTACCTGCCCCTTGGAACCATCGCCGCGTCCCTGCTCTTTTTGGCTTCTCCGACACAGGCCAGAGTCACCGGCTTCGATGTGGTCTCTACCACGCCCATATATGAGGGCCATCGCTTCAGCGACGCCGGCAGCTATCAGAAAATCGAGGGCGTGGCGCATTTTGCCGTCGATCCTGATGCTGACCACGTCGCTGACATCGCAGGAATCGACAGAGCCCCAATCAACAATGAAGGAGAGGTCGAGTTCAGCACCGAGGTCGTCATTTTAAAACCTACCGGCAAGGGGTCGGGAACGCTGTTTTATGAAATCCCCAATCGCGGCCGCAACCTGAGTTTTGCACTGTTGAACCGAGCCCCCATCAGTGACCGGTTCAGCGTGGATGACCCCGGTGACGGCTTTGAGATGCATCAGGGCCATACGATGGTCTGGGGCGGCTGGCAGACCGGCCTGAGCGATGACCTGCTGACCATGACCCTGCCCGTGCTCGACGGCGTCACCGGTTCCTCGCGTGATGAATTCATCTTCGACAATACCGATCGCGTACAACGCAAGACGCTGAGTTATCCAGCCGCCAGTATCGACCCTGGCGCCGCGACCCTGACGGTTCGTGAAACGCCGCTGGCTCCCCGAGAAACCCCGAAGGGGCTGTCATTTCGCTATATCGATGAGAAGACCATCGAAATCACACGCCCTGAAGGCCTTGATGCCGGCGCCATTTACGAGTTTGTCTACCCGGCAAGGGACGCGCTGCCGTCCGGCCTTGCGTTCGTGGCCACCAGTGACCTGGTGTCGTTTCTGCGCGGCAGCCCCGGTCATGACGTCTCCCCACCCACGCATGACATCGATCACACCATCGGGCTTGACATTTCGCAGTCTGGCCGGTTTATGCGCGATTTAATCCATCAGGGCTTTAATGCCGATGAAAATGGCAAGCGCGTGTTTGATGGCGCCATGGTCCATATCGCGGGCTCGCGAAAAACGTTTACCAATGCCCTGTTCGCTCAGCCTGGACGCTTTTCTCGTCAGCACGAGGATCACGACTATCCGGGCGATCAGTTCCCCTTTACCTATGCCTCGTCCACGGACCCATTGACCGGTCGGACCGACAGCATCCTGGCGGCCTGCACGGCCTCGAATACCTGCCCCAGGCTCATGCACAGCGACACGTCCACCGAGTTCTGGCAGGGCCGGGCATCGCTGGTATCTTCCATGCCTGATGGCGAACCGCTAAAGATGCCTGACAATGTTCGGCTGTATTTTCTGGCCGGCCTGCCCCACCTGAATGCCTGGGGGACGGCGTCGGCGCAAAAGGCCATGTGCCAGTACCCGACCAATCCGCTGAGCCCGGCACCTGTCATGCGCGCACTGGCTCGCGACATGCAGGCCTGGGTCAGTGAGGGTACCGAACCACCAGCGAGTGCCTACCCGGGACTCAAGGCCAACACGCTGGTTGCCCCGGACACCCTGAAGCTGCCGCGTATCGAGGGCACGATACCCTCACCGGTTGTCAACACGCTGCACGTCATGCATCACGATACCCAGCCGCCTACCATGGGTGAGGCCTATCCCGTGCGTGTCCCTCGCGTCGATGCCGACGGCGTTCCAGAGGGCGGCGTACGCCTTCCTTACGTGGCAGCGCCGCTGGGCACCTACTGGGGCTGGAATCTGCGTGCGAAAGGTTTTGGCGAAGGCGATCTATGCAGTCTTGATGGCAGCTACCTGCCCTTCCCGTCATCACCTGACGATAACGACTCCAGAGCCCCCATCGGCGCTCGCCATGCCAGTGAAAAGGCCTATCGCGAGGCGGTAAGACAGGCTGGCGAACAACTGGTCCGGGCACGCCTGATGCTGCCGGAAGATGTCGATATCGTGGTCAAGGGAGCGCCCGCTTTTTCGGCCAGATAG
- a CDS encoding GGDEF domain-containing protein: MFETIKKLWLPGTAGNPHGVCRRIALCNQLGLFGTVATVPYQLFYYLYDFAAYRGVFFANLMFMAVYLSVLPLNHKKWYNTASTVLLVNGCCHLFIVTCFIGTDAGVNLFYFSLAAILAFLYKRPGIPVYTAIMASLGVLYLITRFLFTSDAVITPLPSPWIDVMYGFSVGGALTLSGIVLYIFRQQIDHAEGELTRSNRYLKTLSNTDPLTGLANRRMLDAALEREWSRRSLPLSLIMFDVDHFKHFNDRYGHAEGDCCLQQVAAAAQGVITRSSDLLVRYGGEEFAIVLPGTDASDARQLARRLCTTIEGLKLSHEALGKGACVTISVGVSSIRYMTPDIHGRDGTHLLKCADEAMYQAKLKGRNQVVYLACYPRQREDSEHVVPAPLPAPDPAQDRSMLRNDGSKDL, translated from the coding sequence ATGTTCGAGACAATCAAAAAATTATGGTTACCGGGTACTGCTGGTAATCCACACGGGGTATGCCGCCGGATTGCCCTGTGCAATCAATTGGGACTTTTTGGAACTGTTGCGACCGTACCCTATCAACTGTTTTATTATCTTTATGACTTCGCAGCTTATCGAGGCGTTTTTTTTGCCAATCTGATGTTCATGGCGGTCTATTTGTCGGTGCTGCCGCTCAATCATAAAAAGTGGTACAACACGGCAAGCACGGTGTTACTGGTTAACGGCTGCTGTCATTTGTTTATCGTGACCTGCTTTATCGGCACCGATGCCGGGGTCAACCTCTTTTATTTTTCTCTTGCCGCCATACTGGCCTTTCTCTACAAACGCCCCGGCATACCTGTCTACACCGCCATCATGGCCTCGCTTGGCGTGCTGTATTTAATCACGCGCTTTCTGTTTACCTCAGACGCCGTGATCACACCGTTACCGTCTCCCTGGATCGATGTCATGTATGGTTTCAGCGTGGGAGGGGCGCTGACGCTTTCAGGCATCGTGCTGTATATCTTCCGCCAGCAGATCGATCATGCAGAGGGAGAGCTGACACGGAGCAACCGGTACCTGAAAACGCTCAGCAATACCGACCCCCTGACAGGTCTTGCCAACCGGCGGATGCTGGATGCTGCGCTTGAACGTGAGTGGTCTCGCCGGTCATTACCACTGTCGTTGATCATGTTCGATGTGGATCATTTCAAGCACTTCAACGATCGATACGGTCACGCAGAGGGAGATTGCTGCCTTCAGCAGGTGGCCGCAGCCGCCCAGGGAGTGATTACCCGATCTTCCGATCTGCTGGTGCGCTATGGTGGAGAAGAATTTGCGATCGTGCTTCCCGGTACGGATGCCTCGGATGCACGGCAACTGGCCAGGCGACTGTGTACCACCATCGAGGGCCTGAAACTGTCCCATGAGGCACTGGGCAAGGGCGCCTGCGTGACCATCAGCGTTGGCGTCTCAAGCATCAGGTACATGACGCCCGACATTCACGGCCGTGACGGCACACATCTACTGAAATGTGCCGACGAAGCGATGTATCAGGCAAAGCTCAAGGGGCGCAATCAGGTGGTGTATCTCGCCTGTTACCCACGCCAGCGAGAGGATAGCGAGCACGTTGTACCGGCGCCTCTTCCGGCCCCTGATCCAGCACAAGACAGGTCAATGCTTCGCAACGATGGCTCAAAAGACTTATGA